GAAGACCCGTCCCTTCCCGCGACGCCAGCAACACCCGGAGCGGAACACCTCACCGCCCTCGAACCACGAAGTGAACACGACCGAGTCGGGCGTCGGTACGTCGAACGGCTCCCCGTACATCTCCGCCTCCGCGAGTTCGATGAAGTCCTCGACCCCGGCGGCGATCTCGTGGCCGGGGTCGGTCACCCAGAGCCGCTCGCGCTCGTCGGCCTCGCGCCAGCGGAGCGTCCCGGTCGTCCCGAGCAGCGACCGGAAGACCTTCGAGAGGGACGCGGAGTGGAGGACGAGCAGGCCCATCCCGCCGAGGACGCGGTCGGCGACGCGCTCGACGACCGAGTCGTCGACCGTTTCGTGGGCCGTGTGACCCCACCAGACGAGCACGTCGGTTTCGTCGAGTACGTCCTCGGTGAGGCCGTGTTCGGGTTCGTCCAACGTCGCCGTTCGGGTATCGAAGCCACGTTCGTCGAGTGCGTCGGCGATCGTTCGGTGGATGCCATCGGGGTAGACTGCCGTCGCGTCGTCGTCTTCGCGCTCGTGGACGAACTCGTTCCAGACCGTCACCGTGGTTCCCATACCGATTCGAGCACCGACCGACCGAAACAGATTCCCGAAGCGGCAATCCAAGGGACCGGTGGTCGTCGCGAGCGACGCGCCGGTTACCGGAATCCGAACAGTTCCATCGGCCGGTCGTGAGCGACGTGCTCGACCAGGTCACGCGCCACGTCCATCGGCACGCGACCGCGCTCGACCTGCCGGCCGACGACGTTCGCCAGCGACCGACGGAACATCTCGAAGCGCGAGTCGAACGAGAGCAGTTTCCGTGAATCGCTGACCATCCCTGCGTGGTTCGCAAGCAGGTCGACCGAGCCCACGTACTCCAGTTGCCCTTCGATCCCGACGGGACTGTCGTTGAACCACCACGCGGGGCCGACGCTGACGTTCGGAAACGCCCTCGCGATGGTCGTGAGTGTCGGATAGTGCGTGGGGTTCACGCAGTAGAGTACGACCTCGCCCTCGCCGTCGAAGGTGTTCAGGAAGTACCGCAGGTTTTCGGCGATCTCGATGTCGCCCGTGGTCACGGTACCCCCGGCGGCCGACCCGAGCTCCTCGAACAGCTCGTCGCGGTAATCCCGAACGGGGCCGATGTGGAGCTGTGTGACCCAGCCCTTCTCGACGTTGAGGGAACCGATGTATTCGAGCATGAACGCCTTGAAGTCCCTCACCTGTCGTTCGCTGAGTGCTTCTCCACGTCGTTTCGTTTCGTAGATCTCCTTCGCGCGGGGTTCGCTCACGGAGCGGGAAACCGGCTCGCGAACGCTCAGGTCGCTCGCCCGACAGCCGTGCTCGGCGAAGCGGTCGTGGGTGGCCGCGAGCGCGTCGAGGAATCCGTCGAACCCGCTCACGTCGTCGTCGTCGGTCGCCGCGTCGAGATCCCCGATGAAGTCGTCCCAGTCGCGATGGTCGATGTGGACCGCGCGGTCGGCGCGCCACGTCGGGAGCACGTCCACACCGTCGACTTCCCGCGACGCACGGTCGTGCAGGTCGAGCGAGGAGGTGGGGTCGTCGGTACTGCAGACGACCTCGACGTTCATCTCCCGGAGCAGCGCTTGGGGGCGCATCGAATCCTCCTCGAGTTGGGCGGCCGTCTCCGCCCAGATCTCGTCGGCGGTCTCGGCAGAGACCGGTTTCTCGATGCCGAACCGGCGCTTCAGGTCGAGGTGGATCCACTCGTAGGTGGGATTTCCGGCGAGTTCGGGAAACACCCCCGCGAGGGCGTTCCACTTCTCGCGGTTCGAGGCCGCGCCCGTGATACGGTTCTCGGGAACACCGCGCTTTCGCATCGCCGCCCAGACGTAGTGGTCGGTTGCCCCTTCGACCTCCCAGATGTCGTCCCAGCCTTCGTTCGCCACGATCTCGGCCACGTCAGCGTGGCTGTGGGGGTCGAGGATGGGGAGCCCTCGGATCGTTTCGTATAGTTCTCGGGCCGTCTCGGTTTCGAGGAGGTACTCCTCGTCGAGGAATGCCATCGTAGATGAACCACACTGGTGGACAGGTGATAAATTCGGAGGGTGTGTCCTCGCCGGTCGGCGACCGAGCGACGGTCGGGTCACCGACCACCACCCGTCCATCGTGGACCGAATCGTTAAGACCGGTCCCGATGAATCCACGAACTGTAATGCAGGACCCTACGAAAAACCCGGTATATCGAGACGGATCCCTTCCAACGGAACGACGGGTCGAGGACCTACTCTCGCGGATGACGCGTGAGGAAAAAGCCGCACAGCTCGGTTCGGTGAACGCGGACGAACTCCTAGACGAGGACGGCGAACTGGATCGAGACGCCGCCGAAGAGCTGCTGGCGAACGGGATCGGCCACCTGACCCGTATCGGCGGCGAAGGAAGCCTCCCGCCGACCGAGGCCGCACGCGTCACGAACGAGCTGCAGGCTATCCTCGAGGAGACACGGCTCGGCGTGCCCGCGATCCCCCACGAGGAGTGTCTGAGCGGGTACATGGGCCCGGAGGGTACGACGTTCCCCCAATCCATCGGAATGGCGAGTAGCTGGGATCCCGATCTGATGAGGCAGGTCATGGAGCGAACTCGGTCGGAGATGGCGGCCATCGGGACGACACACGCGCTCTCGCCGGTGCTCGACGTTGCTCGCGACCTCCGGTGGGGTCGCGTCGAGGAGACCTTCGGCGAGGACCCGTATCTCGTCGCGGCGATGGCGAGTGCGTACGTAGCCGGTCTTCAGGGCCCCTCGATCGAGGACGGCATCTCGGCGACGCTGAAACACTTCGCTGCTCACAGCGCCTCCGAAGGCGGGAAGAATCGGGCGTCGGTGAACGTCGGTCCCCGCGAGCTACGCGAGACCCATCTGTTCCCGTACGAGGCCGCAATCACGACTGCGGGAGCCGAATCGGTGATGAACGCCTACCACGATATCGACGGGATCCCCTCTGCGAGCAACGAATGGCTCTTGACGGACCTCTTACGGGGTGAGCTGGGATTCGACGGAACGGTAGTCTCCGATTACTACAGCGTCGATTTCCTCAGAGAAGAACACGGCGTCTCCGACTCCGACCGCGAATCCGCCGTGATGGCCCTCGAAGCCGGTATCGACGTCGAACTCCCGGCCACCGACTGCTACGAGCACCTCCCGGAAGCGATCGAGAACGGTGAACTGAGCGAAGCAACGCTCGACGAGGCCGTCCGCCGCGTACTCCGTATGAAGTTCCGAAAGGGCCTCGTCGACGACTCGACTGTCGACGCCAGCGTGGCGGCCGACGCGTTCAACACCGAGGCGGCCACGGAACTCACCGAACGTGCCGCACGGGAATCGATCGTTCTACT
This window of the Halococcus hamelinensis 100A6 genome carries:
- a CDS encoding ThuA domain-containing protein produces the protein MGTTVTVWNEFVHEREDDDATAVYPDGIHRTIADALDERGFDTRTATLDEPEHGLTEDVLDETDVLVWWGHTAHETVDDSVVERVADRVLGGMGLLVLHSASLSKVFRSLLGTTGTLRWREADERERLWVTDPGHEIAAGVEDFIELAEAEMYGEPFDVPTPDSVVFTSWFEGGEVFRSGCCWRRGKGRVFFFRPGHETHPIYHDPTIQRVLANAAEWATPAVEDRSTPTLRNVDPCERIEGYSSSSESE
- the uxaC gene encoding glucuronate isomerase, translating into MAFLDEEYLLETETARELYETIRGLPILDPHSHADVAEIVANEGWDDIWEVEGATDHYVWAAMRKRGVPENRITGAASNREKWNALAGVFPELAGNPTYEWIHLDLKRRFGIEKPVSAETADEIWAETAAQLEEDSMRPQALLREMNVEVVCSTDDPTSSLDLHDRASREVDGVDVLPTWRADRAVHIDHRDWDDFIGDLDAATDDDDVSGFDGFLDALAATHDRFAEHGCRASDLSVREPVSRSVSEPRAKEIYETKRRGEALSERQVRDFKAFMLEYIGSLNVEKGWVTQLHIGPVRDYRDELFEELGSAAGGTVTTGDIEIAENLRYFLNTFDGEGEVVLYCVNPTHYPTLTTIARAFPNVSVGPAWWFNDSPVGIEGQLEYVGSVDLLANHAGMVSDSRKLLSFDSRFEMFRRSLANVVGRQVERGRVPMDVARDLVEHVAHDRPMELFGFR